In the genome of Calliopsis andreniformis isolate RMS-2024a chromosome 10, iyCalAndr_principal, whole genome shotgun sequence, one region contains:
- the Spz6 gene encoding spaetzle domain-containing protein 6: MMELRTTIIILLCVSCFADEFHEMKPSKANDSDLSVESNEPPEGYYAFVKSPNAEPPKVRPPPYIESDKECYDTGKQGKGYVSVHNICGDLNKGYIPRNPMNQYFNGSSYPFALLKNHTLKFLSKALPILKADDSLPKVATVQSYSQNSVDTDEKRSRSKRSSESESALDSLRNGRKFCENGGGVVCMLYKAIQGEPLATSAAERRDEPSTPEYRQRTPPQEKPEYTGPPTPCPAKVEYATPVFAKNYQGIWRYVVQIPYEGYFTQTIEVTRCMQSRCHYLDGGCLSSPRWTSLLVAEIFYPETILEENQSSRISGVRDSSVGAPPPVHDFQNYQQYLQKRAGENEVRNNGGSQQHHCDGVDEMGCFQVRLYYDWFLVPGSCKCWRPDYFNRYVRRSGSNIEL; this comes from the exons ATGATGGAGCTCCGAACAACTATC ATAATACTTCTCTGCGTGTCGTGTTTCGCGGATGAATTCCACGAGATGAAGCCCTCGAAGGCAAACGACAGTGACTTGTCTGTGGAGTCGAATGAACCTCCAGAAGGATATTATGCTTTTGTAAAGTCACCGAACGCAGAACCGCCCAAAGTAAGACCGCCGCCGTACATAGAGAGCGACAAAGAGTGTTATG ATACGGGTAAGCAGGGAAAGGGGTACGTCTCCGTGCACAATATCTGCGGAGATTTGAATAAAGGCTACATCCCACGCAATCCTATGAATCAATACTTCAATGGATCTTCTTACCCATT CGCTCTGTTGAAGAATCATACCCTAAAATTCTTGAGCAAGGCTTTGCCGAtactgaaggctgacgattcttTGCCGAAGGTTGCCACGGTTCAATCCTACTCCCAGAATTC CGTCGACACGGACGAGAAACGAAGCAGAAGCAAAAGATCCTCCGAATCAGAGAGTGCCTTGGACTCTCTCCGAAATGGTCGAAAGTTCTGCGAAAATGGCGGAGGAGT GGTCTGCATGCTGTACAAGGCTATACAAGGCGAGCCACTAGCTACGTCAGCGGCTGAACGTCGGGACGAGCCATCCACTCCGGAATACCGTCAACGAACACCACCACAAGAAAAGCCAGAGTACACTGGACCACCCACACCTTGTCCAGCCAAAGTGGAGTACGCGACGCCAGTCTTCGCGAAGAATTATCAGGGAATCTGGCGTTACGTTGTACAAATACCCTATGAAGGCTACTTTACGCAGACCATCGAAGTCACCAGATGCAT GCAATCGAGATGCCATTACCTGGATGGTGGCTGCCTGTCCTCGCCAAGATGGACCAGCCTGTTAGTGGCGGAGATTTTTTACCCTGAGACGATTCTAGAAGAGAACCAAAGCTCCAGGATCAGTGGAGTCAGGGACTCCAGCGTTGGCGCGCCGCCTCCTGTCCACGATTTCCAAAACTACCAGCAGTATCTGCAAAAACGAGCAGGCGAGAATGAGGTCCGCAACAATGGGGGCTCGCAGCAGCATCATTGCGACGGCGTCGACGAGATGGGATGTTTCCAG GTGAGGTTGTACTATGATTGGTTCTTAGTGCCAGGTAGCTGCAAGTGTTGGCGTCCGGATTACTTTAATCGATACGTCCGTCGAAGCGGTTCGAACATTGAATTGTGA